The proteins below come from a single Halostagnicola larsenii XH-48 genomic window:
- a CDS encoding HAD family hydrolase encodes MTTYDTVLFDSDGILVEPPASETQAGATRDALRSVGAANVEAHHVDAIVEGVTLEDLYEICSTHDLEPERFWEARERLDEESQFETFRDGARTRYEDVTVISDLRQRCGVVSNNHHSTIEFVLEYFDLHSLFETYYGREKTIESLELKKPNTYYLEKALDDLEADSALYVGDSESDVIAAHRAGMDSVFVRRNHCRSVDLSVTPTYEVSDLLELADIVDHSETGR; translated from the coding sequence GTGACAACGTACGATACGGTCCTCTTCGACAGCGATGGAATCCTCGTCGAACCACCTGCCAGCGAAACCCAGGCCGGTGCGACTCGCGATGCGCTTCGGTCGGTCGGTGCGGCCAACGTCGAAGCCCATCACGTCGACGCTATCGTCGAGGGCGTCACGCTCGAGGATCTGTACGAAATCTGTTCTACGCACGATCTCGAGCCGGAACGGTTCTGGGAAGCCCGGGAACGCCTCGACGAGGAATCCCAGTTCGAGACGTTTCGCGACGGGGCCAGAACCCGATACGAGGACGTCACCGTGATTTCTGATCTTCGACAGCGGTGTGGTGTCGTCAGCAATAACCACCACAGCACGATCGAATTCGTCTTGGAGTACTTCGACCTTCATTCGTTGTTCGAGACCTACTACGGCCGCGAGAAAACGATCGAGAGCCTCGAGTTGAAAAAGCCGAACACCTACTACCTCGAAAAGGCATTGGACGACCTCGAGGCCGACTCGGCGCTCTACGTCGGCGACAGCGAAAGCGACGTGATCGCGGCACATCGAGCAGGAATGGACTCGGTTTTCGTTCGCCGCAACCACTGCCGTTCCGTCGATCTCTCCGTCACGCCGACGTACGAGGTTTCGGATCTGCTCGAGTTGGCCGATATCGTTGATCATTCAGAGACGGGACGATAA
- the pyrI gene encoding aspartate carbamoyltransferase regulatory subunit, translating to MSNDEHENGAHSDPNDSSETGDHGNVHTHDHELRVSKIHNGTVIDHVRSGQALNVLAVLGIDGSEGEEISIGMNVPSDRFARKDIIKVEDRELSQDEVDVLTLIAPDATINIVREYEVVEKSRVERPSSVEGVLSCSNSGCITTGDEPVTSKFDVLEDAVRCSYCETIFRENIPALIDT from the coding sequence ATGAGTAACGACGAACACGAAAACGGCGCTCACAGCGACCCCAATGACTCCAGTGAGACCGGTGACCACGGAAACGTCCACACGCACGACCACGAACTGCGGGTCAGCAAGATCCACAACGGAACCGTCATCGATCACGTTCGGAGCGGGCAGGCGTTGAACGTCCTCGCCGTGCTCGGAATCGACGGCAGCGAGGGCGAGGAAATCTCTATCGGGATGAACGTCCCGTCCGACCGATTCGCCAGAAAAGACATTATCAAGGTCGAGGACCGGGAGTTGAGCCAGGACGAAGTCGACGTGCTCACCCTCATCGCACCGGACGCGACTATCAACATCGTTCGCGAGTACGAAGTCGTCGAGAAATCCCGCGTCGAACGCCCCAGCTCGGTCGAGGGCGTTCTCTCGTGTTCGAACTCCGGCTGTATCACGACCGGCGACGAACCGGTCACCTCGAAGTTCGACGTCCTCGAGGACGCGGTCCGCTGTTCGTACTGCGAGACGATTTTCCGCGAAAACATTCCGGCGCTGATCGACACCTGA
- a CDS encoding NUDIX hydrolase produces the protein MAVDELTLRADEATRCAEDATRRLEDRYESHLERQRTESVSRRRFRTLVGRIQRTGAPYGVHTLVSRPTGEILLVRHGGIDRWVLPGGGIDPGESFLETARRELAEEAGIEACYDGLAMLTRIDLRTSGYRMRGILPVFAARAETTTPRISDPDGEISAAEWFETLPEETRDRAALRACRAHTL, from the coding sequence ATGGCCGTCGATGAGCTAACGCTTCGGGCAGACGAGGCCACACGCTGTGCCGAAGATGCAACGCGAAGACTCGAGGATCGGTACGAGTCGCATCTCGAGCGCCAACGAACGGAGTCCGTTTCGCGCCGCAGGTTTCGAACACTCGTCGGTCGCATTCAGCGGACGGGAGCACCCTACGGGGTTCATACGCTCGTCTCCCGGCCGACTGGCGAGATCCTGTTGGTTCGCCACGGTGGTATCGACCGGTGGGTGCTTCCGGGCGGCGGAATCGACCCGGGCGAATCGTTCCTCGAGACCGCACGTCGAGAACTCGCGGAGGAAGCAGGCATCGAGGCGTGTTACGACGGGCTTGCGATGTTGACACGTATCGACCTCCGGACGAGCGGTTACCGGATGCGCGGTATTCTCCCCGTTTTCGCGGCTCGAGCGGAGACGACGACGCCACGGATTTCGGATCCCGACGGAGAAATTTCGGCCGCCGAGTGGTTCGAGACGTTGCCCGAAGAGACGCGGGATCGAGCGGCGTTGCGCGCCTGTCGAGCCCACACGCTCTAG
- the cyaB gene encoding class IV adenylate cyclase, with protein MYEVEVKVPADLERVRERLTELEATALGAVVQTDTYYDAPHRSFAETDEALRIRRERPVDEQDSEAVVTYKGPLVDDESKTREEIETGIEDGEAFNAVLRNLGFEAAATVSKRRERFELESDEGYTITCDAVDGVGEYVEVETDATDEDLESAREGAFEVLDRLDLDAADTVRTSYLGMLLEE; from the coding sequence ATGTACGAGGTCGAAGTGAAAGTCCCCGCCGATCTCGAGCGCGTTCGCGAGCGACTCACCGAACTCGAGGCGACGGCGCTGGGGGCCGTCGTCCAGACGGATACCTACTACGACGCGCCACACCGGTCGTTCGCCGAAACCGACGAAGCGCTCCGGATTCGTCGAGAGAGACCCGTCGACGAACAGGATTCCGAAGCCGTCGTGACGTACAAAGGACCGCTGGTCGATGACGAGTCCAAGACGCGCGAGGAGATAGAAACGGGGATCGAGGACGGAGAGGCGTTCAACGCCGTGCTTCGAAACCTCGGGTTCGAAGCCGCCGCGACCGTCAGCAAGCGACGCGAACGGTTCGAACTCGAGTCCGACGAGGGCTACACGATCACCTGCGACGCCGTCGACGGCGTCGGCGAGTACGTCGAAGTCGAAACCGACGCCACCGACGAGGACCTCGAATCGGCACGCGAGGGCGCGTTCGAGGTGCTCGACCGACTCGACCTCGACGCGGCCGATACCGTTCGCACGTCGTACCTGGGGATGCTCCTCGAGGAGTAG
- a CDS encoding DUF7125 family protein, protein MIAIAGAKGGAGKTTTTLALAQALGRAGNRTIAVDADRHLPNLHSLAGVDRDATDNLREANDPITAITQPVPDHSNVNVLPAPIQTGSARMQERLRALTAESADIVVDCPSGAGPDLADPLSIADVALVVSTATDESLTAAAKTVAVARRLETPVAGTVLTMTETIPEEYDQRIDVPVLATIPAADQPLRSSPVRDAFDSLVETLTAEGYLSRTTTAVDRTAERLETGIDALDRTLGGGLAPGSVVAYRAAAASQSELLLYELTSARKTLYLTTERSEDAVSRALESTPATVGTPTDRGAPTVRAVDRETPIEDVTRALADIPDESNLIIDTMDVLESAEKSAYVDFLDELGERMLERGSVAYLHCLKGPTEPENRTRTEHAADVVFDLETDISSAELTHRLSVPKRRCGCQPAESITLDLTDGVSIDTSRDIA, encoded by the coding sequence ATGATCGCAATCGCTGGGGCGAAAGGCGGCGCTGGAAAGACGACGACGACACTCGCGCTCGCGCAGGCGCTCGGCCGCGCCGGGAATCGAACGATCGCAGTCGATGCGGACCGTCACCTCCCGAATCTCCACAGTCTCGCTGGTGTCGACCGTGACGCGACGGACAACCTACGGGAAGCGAACGACCCCATCACAGCGATCACACAGCCAGTTCCTGACCACTCGAACGTAAACGTCCTTCCGGCACCGATCCAGACCGGTTCCGCGCGAATGCAAGAGCGACTCCGAGCGCTTACCGCAGAATCGGCCGATATCGTCGTTGACTGTCCGTCCGGCGCGGGACCGGATCTCGCGGATCCGCTGTCGATTGCCGATGTCGCCCTCGTCGTGAGCACCGCGACGGACGAAAGTCTCACCGCTGCAGCCAAAACGGTCGCCGTCGCTCGTCGCCTCGAGACGCCCGTTGCGGGAACGGTCCTGACGATGACTGAGACGATCCCAGAGGAGTACGACCAGCGGATCGATGTGCCGGTTCTCGCGACGATCCCAGCGGCCGATCAGCCGCTTCGTTCGAGTCCGGTTCGCGATGCGTTCGATTCATTGGTCGAAACGCTCACGGCGGAGGGATACCTCTCTCGAACGACCACAGCCGTCGATCGAACAGCCGAACGACTCGAGACCGGTATCGATGCGCTTGACCGAACGCTCGGCGGCGGACTCGCTCCCGGATCCGTCGTCGCGTACAGAGCCGCTGCGGCGAGCCAATCCGAACTGCTGTTGTACGAACTTACATCGGCACGGAAAACGCTGTATCTCACAACTGAACGGTCCGAAGATGCGGTCTCTCGTGCCCTCGAGTCGACACCTGCGACTGTCGGCACGCCGACCGATCGAGGCGCTCCGACGGTTCGTGCGGTCGATCGAGAGACCCCGATCGAGGATGTCACACGTGCGCTGGCGGACATCCCGGACGAGTCGAATCTGATAATCGATACGATGGATGTCCTCGAGTCGGCGGAGAAGTCGGCGTACGTCGATTTCCTCGACGAACTGGGTGAACGGATGCTCGAGCGCGGAAGCGTCGCATACCTGCACTGTTTGAAGGGGCCAACAGAACCCGAGAACCGCACACGAACCGAACACGCTGCCGACGTCGTCTTCGACCTCGAAACCGATATTTCCAGCGCCGAACTCACACATCGTCTGTCGGTTCCGAAGCGTCGATGTGGTTGCCAGCCAGCGGAATCGATCACGCTCGACCTAACCGACGGCGTCAGTATCGATACGAGTCGGGATATCGCCTAG
- a CDS encoding S49 family peptidase, with amino-acid sequence MVALLAIAAGALVAPQVYAFGSDGDATVKVVEVNGMIDSSTSQQFEDELRDARHNDSVEAVVLEVDSGGGQPASSERMYTAVERTTKEMPVTAYVDSIGASGAYYAMLPADEIYVSPSSSVGSVGVTGPAPAPTGPSEGQTAPDKGSLHPDDDRAGTELIQEMFIDSVMEQRGDKIDLSREEVAHARTYYGTEAVDNGYADQIGTLDDAIHHAADSAGVDSYDLEFNRSESSDIGILGLEATENGEVAIEDSGGSSINPYQPQLIAPEVWHHEVAPQLPDSDAGATVGGDQQ; translated from the coding sequence GTGGTAGCGTTGCTCGCAATTGCCGCCGGAGCGCTTGTGGCTCCACAAGTGTACGCCTTCGGAAGCGATGGAGACGCAACAGTCAAAGTCGTCGAAGTAAACGGCATGATCGACTCGAGTACGTCCCAGCAGTTCGAAGACGAACTCCGAGACGCACGCCACAACGACTCCGTCGAGGCAGTCGTTCTCGAGGTCGACAGCGGCGGCGGTCAACCGGCCTCGAGCGAACGGATGTACACGGCCGTCGAGCGGACGACCAAGGAGATGCCGGTAACCGCATACGTCGACTCGATTGGCGCGTCGGGCGCCTACTACGCGATGTTGCCTGCAGATGAAATTTACGTTTCACCGTCTTCGTCCGTCGGCAGCGTCGGTGTGACCGGCCCGGCACCGGCACCGACCGGACCGAGCGAGGGACAGACTGCGCCGGACAAGGGATCGCTCCATCCCGACGATGACCGGGCGGGAACCGAACTGATCCAAGAGATGTTCATCGACAGCGTGATGGAACAACGCGGCGATAAGATCGACCTCTCCCGCGAGGAGGTCGCACACGCACGAACTTACTACGGTACCGAAGCGGTCGACAACGGGTACGCCGACCAGATCGGCACGCTCGACGATGCGATCCACCACGCGGCCGATTCGGCCGGCGTCGACTCCTACGACCTCGAGTTCAACCGAAGCGAATCGAGCGATATCGGAATTCTGGGTCTCGAAGCGACCGAAAATGGCGAGGTAGCGATCGAAGATTCGGGTGGCTCGAGCATCAACCCGTACCAACCACAACTGATCGCACCGGAGGTCTGGCACCACGAGGTCGCACCGCAACTGCCGGATTCTGACGCTGGCGCGACAGTCGGAGGTGACCAGCAATGA
- the pyrB gene encoding aspartate carbamoyltransferase, which yields MRYDHLITSKQLSRADIEIVLDHAAEIDADRSAVAGKHADTLLGLLFFEPSTRTKLSFETAMKRLGGDVIDMGAIDSSSVTKGESLADTIRVIEGYADGLVLRHPKQGAATMASEFVDVPLVNAGDGAGHHPTQTMLDLYTIRENAGLEDLTIGIMGDLKYGRTVHSLAYALAKFDAQQHFISPDSLALPREVVYDLHQEGSSIREHDGLEEILPSLDVLYVTRIQRERFPDENEYQKVAGEYQIGLDSLSSASDDLTIMHPLPRVDEIAPEVDDTEYAAYFEQAHNGVPVRMALLDLLLGDSDE from the coding sequence ATGCGATACGATCACCTCATCACGAGCAAACAACTTTCGCGCGCGGACATCGAGATCGTCCTCGATCACGCAGCCGAGATCGACGCTGACCGATCGGCCGTCGCCGGCAAACACGCCGATACGCTCCTCGGGTTGCTCTTTTTCGAACCGAGTACGCGGACGAAACTCAGTTTCGAGACCGCGATGAAACGCCTCGGCGGGGACGTCATCGACATGGGCGCGATCGACTCCTCGAGCGTGACGAAAGGAGAAAGCCTCGCGGATACGATCCGGGTTATCGAAGGGTACGCCGACGGGCTGGTGTTGCGCCATCCGAAGCAAGGAGCGGCGACGATGGCCAGCGAGTTCGTCGACGTGCCGCTGGTAAACGCGGGGGACGGAGCGGGACACCACCCGACACAGACGATGCTCGACCTGTATACGATCAGGGAGAACGCGGGTCTGGAGGATCTCACGATCGGGATCATGGGTGACCTGAAGTACGGTCGAACGGTCCACTCGCTCGCGTACGCGCTCGCGAAGTTCGACGCACAGCAACACTTCATCAGTCCGGATAGCCTCGCGCTTCCACGGGAGGTCGTTTACGACCTCCATCAGGAGGGCTCTTCCATTCGCGAACACGACGGGCTCGAGGAGATCCTGCCGTCGCTCGACGTCCTGTACGTCACGCGGATTCAACGCGAACGGTTTCCGGACGAAAACGAGTACCAGAAAGTCGCCGGCGAGTACCAGATCGGCCTCGACTCGCTTTCGAGTGCATCGGACGACCTGACGATCATGCATCCGCTGCCGCGGGTCGACGAGATCGCGCCCGAAGTCGACGATACGGAGTACGCGGCCTACTTCGAGCAAGCCCACAACGGCGTTCCCGTTCGAATGGCGCTGCTCGATCTCCTCCTGGGTGATTCAGATGAGTAA
- a CDS encoding helix-turn-helix domain-containing protein produces the protein MVSIVDIELAASETGLGDVFDAIPSLSCEMEQVIASRNRTLWLSGADLPDLESALAASSTVDRYTKIGGGDDRWLFDLEFDPDIVDVFEIVRSEDGTVLSATADSGVWRLSVRFLEREAVGTFYERLRSTGITPEIVRLYDPTTELHAQYGLTSQQYRTLLAAIDRGYFEIPRKITMKELSDELSVSHQALSEQLRRAYRALIVAEFEQSATRSKPKSISIN, from the coding sequence ATGGTTTCGATTGTAGACATCGAACTGGCCGCGTCCGAAACCGGCCTCGGCGATGTCTTCGACGCTATTCCAAGCCTGTCCTGCGAAATGGAACAGGTGATCGCCTCGAGAAATCGAACGCTGTGGCTTTCGGGAGCGGACCTACCAGATCTCGAGTCGGCGCTAGCCGCATCATCGACAGTGGATCGGTACACGAAGATCGGCGGCGGTGACGATCGATGGTTGTTCGATCTCGAGTTCGATCCCGATATCGTCGACGTGTTCGAGATCGTTCGCTCGGAAGACGGGACCGTCCTCTCTGCGACGGCTGACAGCGGTGTCTGGCGGCTCAGTGTTCGATTTCTCGAGCGTGAAGCCGTAGGCACGTTCTACGAACGGCTTCGATCGACCGGCATCACGCCGGAAATCGTTCGATTGTATGATCCGACGACGGAGTTACACGCCCAGTATGGACTGACGAGCCAGCAGTACCGAACCCTTCTCGCCGCCATCGATCGCGGCTACTTCGAAATTCCTCGCAAAATCACGATGAAGGAGTTATCCGACGAACTAAGCGTTTCCCATCAGGCGCTGTCCGAACAGCTCCGGCGAGCGTATCGAGCGCTCATAGTAGCTGAGTTCGAGCAGTCCGCTACTCGATCGAAACCGAAATCGATCTCGATAAACTGA
- a CDS encoding methionine adenosyltransferase — protein MSERNIRVEPIDRRAVEDQEVEIVERKGIGHPDSICDGIAEHVAGALAREYLERVGKVLHFNTDETQLVAGEAAPAFGGGEVVDPIYVLIVGRATKRYEGQTIPTETIALKAAREYLESEIPQLTYGEDIVVDVKLGEGSGDLQEVFGEDEVTVPMANDTSFGVGHAPLSETEQIVYNAESRLNGEFADDNPYLGPDVKIMGKREGDQIDVTVAAAMIDEYLPNMDAYIDAVESVREFIEEIATEYTDRDVNVYVNTADDYDEGAIYLTVTGTSAEQGDDGSVGRGNRANGLISPNRSMSMEATSGKNPVNHIGKIYNLLSTDIAERVVEDVDGIRDLRVRLLSQIGRPIDQPHVADVHVVTEDGVVLSDVEEEIEAIVDDGLANVTDITRRVIDGELSTF, from the coding sequence ATGAGCGAGCGGAACATCAGGGTCGAACCGATCGACCGACGGGCAGTCGAGGATCAGGAAGTCGAAATCGTCGAGCGAAAGGGGATCGGGCACCCCGATTCGATCTGTGACGGCATCGCCGAGCACGTCGCCGGGGCGCTGGCGCGCGAATATCTCGAGCGCGTCGGCAAAGTCTTGCACTTCAACACCGACGAGACCCAACTCGTGGCCGGCGAAGCCGCGCCGGCGTTCGGCGGCGGCGAAGTCGTCGATCCGATTTACGTGCTCATCGTCGGTCGAGCCACCAAACGCTACGAGGGACAGACGATTCCGACCGAGACGATCGCGCTCAAAGCCGCGCGCGAGTATCTCGAGTCCGAGATTCCACAGCTCACCTACGGCGAGGACATCGTCGTCGACGTGAAACTGGGCGAAGGAAGCGGCGATCTGCAGGAGGTCTTCGGCGAGGACGAAGTGACCGTCCCGATGGCTAACGACACGAGTTTCGGCGTCGGTCACGCGCCGCTCTCGGAAACCGAACAGATCGTATACAACGCGGAGAGTCGACTCAACGGCGAGTTCGCCGACGACAACCCGTATCTCGGACCCGACGTGAAGATCATGGGCAAACGCGAGGGCGATCAGATCGACGTCACCGTCGCCGCGGCGATGATCGACGAGTACCTCCCGAACATGGACGCGTACATCGACGCCGTCGAATCGGTTCGCGAGTTCATCGAGGAGATCGCCACGGAGTATACCGACCGCGACGTGAACGTCTACGTCAACACCGCCGACGACTACGACGAGGGAGCGATCTACCTGACCGTGACGGGGACCTCCGCCGAGCAGGGCGACGACGGCTCCGTCGGTCGCGGTAACCGCGCCAACGGGCTCATCTCGCCGAACCGGTCGATGTCGATGGAAGCCACCAGCGGGAAGAATCCGGTCAATCACATCGGGAAGATCTACAACCTGCTGTCGACCGACATCGCAGAACGGGTCGTCGAGGACGTCGACGGTATTCGCGACCTGCGCGTGCGACTGCTCAGTCAGATCGGACGACCGATCGACCAACCCCACGTCGCGGACGTACACGTCGTCACCGAAGACGGCGTCGTCCTCTCCGACGTCGAAGAGGAAATCGAAGCCATCGTCGACGACGGACTCGCCAACGTCACCGACATCACTCGCCGCGTCATCGACGGCGAGCTATCGACGTTCTAA
- a CDS encoding MFS transporter: MSESAPNARAVVLAVVASTFFVGFGGGVIFPILPNLGEVLGISAFMVGVILSANRWTRLFANAPAGILVDRIGTRTPFIAGLAIEGVATFGYVVAILAPEIPFVPDVPEFWFVLARVMWGVGSALVFATAYTITADVSETASRGTSMGIVRAGITFGFPAGMVLGGLVSELYSNAAAFVMAAAFAGLASVIAYFIVPETHVESPDRSVSPLDVELTLPAVTVGLVNFGLYFAYVGVLFSTLVVYLEAESLTLSVELLGYAIDYEEQGTSGLLMAVSVLSGAVFTISGGAISDRVGARVPVLVCFLLTNCLGFVVLTTAPSFWFVVVACGLIGAGQGGVGGPLTALLADLTPEERMGRAMATNNVLGDVGGGLGPLIAVPIAQSIGFDFIYTLSVFIPLCGAVVLVAGIYTHTGSLSPTVDESAV, translated from the coding sequence GTGTCTGAGTCGGCTCCGAACGCTCGAGCGGTCGTGCTCGCCGTCGTCGCGAGCACCTTCTTCGTCGGATTCGGGGGCGGCGTGATCTTCCCAATCCTGCCGAACCTCGGCGAGGTGCTCGGCATCTCGGCGTTTATGGTCGGCGTGATTCTCTCTGCGAATCGGTGGACGCGGCTGTTCGCGAACGCGCCGGCGGGCATCCTCGTCGATCGGATCGGAACGCGAACGCCGTTCATCGCGGGACTGGCTATCGAAGGCGTCGCCACGTTCGGGTACGTCGTCGCTATCCTCGCCCCGGAGATCCCGTTCGTGCCCGACGTTCCCGAGTTCTGGTTCGTCCTCGCACGGGTCATGTGGGGGGTCGGAAGCGCGCTCGTGTTCGCGACGGCGTATACGATTACAGCAGATGTTAGCGAAACCGCTTCGCGCGGCACTAGCATGGGTATCGTCCGGGCCGGCATCACGTTCGGATTCCCGGCGGGGATGGTACTCGGCGGCCTCGTCAGCGAATTATACAGTAACGCGGCGGCGTTCGTCATGGCCGCAGCGTTCGCGGGATTGGCGAGCGTGATCGCCTATTTTATCGTCCCGGAAACGCACGTCGAATCCCCCGACAGATCGGTTTCGCCGTTGGACGTCGAGTTGACGCTCCCGGCGGTCACCGTCGGACTGGTCAATTTCGGCCTCTACTTCGCGTACGTCGGCGTGTTGTTCTCGACGCTCGTCGTCTACCTTGAGGCCGAGTCGCTGACCCTCTCCGTCGAACTCCTTGGGTACGCTATCGACTACGAGGAGCAGGGGACCTCCGGATTGTTGATGGCCGTCTCGGTCCTCTCCGGCGCGGTGTTCACGATTTCCGGGGGAGCCATCAGCGACAGAGTCGGAGCCCGCGTGCCCGTGCTCGTCTGTTTCTTGCTCACGAACTGTCTCGGGTTCGTCGTCCTGACGACGGCACCATCGTTCTGGTTCGTCGTCGTGGCCTGCGGCCTCATCGGTGCCGGCCAGGGCGGCGTCGGCGGACCGCTTACGGCGCTACTGGCCGATCTCACGCCAGAAGAGCGGATGGGGCGTGCGATGGCCACGAACAACGTCCTCGGCGACGTCGGCGGCGGACTCGGTCCGCTGATCGCGGTTCCGATCGCACAGTCGATCGGGTTCGACTTCATCTACACCCTCAGCGTCTTCATTCCGCTCTGTGGGGCCGTCGTTCTCGTCGCGGGAATCTATACGCACACGGGGAGTCTCAGCCCCACGGTCGACGAGTCGGCCGTCTAA
- a CDS encoding HD domain-containing protein, with amino-acid sequence MESDGPLSIAEIERRLPTLELIDDERVRDLTIRLTATAPAYFWERPASTSRAYNPVCQQPHGLWTQTLMLSTVIDRLADSYVERNLLEDRDIDLAHASAILHDQRTYGQPERASETSTSDHDVLMAELVYDSPLDDRVAAAVASHNGPWYDGPVPESELERLVHTADMVASSPSITAGVQRPIPEELSDLDLEAVDLR; translated from the coding sequence ATGGAATCGGACGGTCCCCTTTCAATCGCCGAAATCGAACGACGGCTGCCGACACTCGAGCTGATAGACGACGAACGAGTTCGTGACCTAACGATCCGACTCACGGCGACCGCGCCAGCGTATTTCTGGGAGCGGCCGGCGTCGACATCGAGAGCGTATAATCCCGTCTGTCAACAACCACATGGACTGTGGACACAGACGCTCATGCTCTCGACGGTAATCGATCGCCTCGCCGACTCGTACGTCGAACGAAACCTCCTCGAGGACCGCGACATCGACCTCGCCCACGCATCGGCGATTCTCCACGATCAGCGGACGTACGGCCAGCCGGAGCGAGCGTCCGAGACTTCGACCTCGGACCACGACGTGCTGATGGCGGAGCTAGTGTACGATTCTCCGCTCGACGATCGAGTCGCCGCGGCCGTCGCAAGTCACAACGGTCCGTGGTACGATGGGCCTGTGCCAGAGTCCGAACTCGAGCGGCTCGTCCACACTGCGGACATGGTCGCCTCGTCGCCTTCGATCACGGCGGGCGTTCAACGACCGATCCCAGAGGAGCTATCCGATCTCGATCTCGAGGCCGTTGACCTCCGATAG
- a CDS encoding FKBP-type peptidyl-prolyl cis-trans isomerase, with translation MTEDQEAELDEQADDVDEESEEETAEGLQNGDFVEIAYTARTVDEGQLVDTTDPEVAEEEGVDDQDREFEPRTIVLGEGHIFEGVEEEITGGEAGDEGSVTISAEEAFGEYDPDDVQTVSADKIDEDDRYPGAHVHVDGEHGYISTIIGGRARVDFNHPLAGEDVEYEYEILEEVDDREQQAQGLIEMYLDQKLELWIETDEVEEEVPVEPDEDAEDDEDAEPEFETETVEKETLYVEATPQLTMNQQWMFSKQQIAQDVMSKIGVDRVIVQETIDGMGGMGMPGMMGGGMGGMGGGDIEDALEDADVDADEIVDELEGAVDEE, from the coding sequence ATGACCGAGGATCAAGAGGCCGAGCTCGATGAGCAGGCCGATGACGTCGACGAAGAAAGCGAAGAAGAGACCGCCGAGGGGCTCCAGAACGGAGACTTCGTCGAGATCGCCTACACCGCACGTACCGTCGATGAAGGACAGTTGGTCGATACGACCGACCCCGAGGTCGCCGAGGAGGAAGGCGTCGACGACCAGGACCGCGAGTTCGAGCCGCGAACGATCGTCCTCGGTGAAGGCCACATCTTCGAAGGCGTCGAAGAAGAGATCACCGGCGGCGAAGCCGGCGACGAGGGAAGCGTCACGATCTCCGCCGAAGAGGCCTTCGGCGAATACGATCCCGACGATGTCCAGACTGTAAGCGCCGACAAGATCGACGAGGACGACCGCTATCCTGGCGCGCACGTCCACGTCGACGGCGAACACGGCTACATCAGCACGATCATCGGCGGTCGCGCCCGCGTCGACTTCAACCACCCGCTCGCCGGCGAGGATGTCGAGTACGAGTACGAAATTCTCGAGGAAGTCGACGACCGCGAACAGCAGGCCCAGGGCCTCATCGAGATGTACCTCGACCAGAAACTCGAACTCTGGATCGAGACCGACGAAGTCGAAGAAGAGGTCCCCGTCGAACCCGACGAGGACGCAGAAGACGATGAAGACGCCGAACCGGAGTTCGAGACCGAGACGGTCGAGAAAGAGACCCTCTACGTCGAAGCGACGCCACAACTGACGATGAACCAGCAGTGGATGTTCTCGAAACAGCAGATCGCACAAGACGTCATGAGCAAGATCGGCGTCGACCGCGTCATCGTCCAGGAAACCATCGACGGCATGGGCGGCATGGGCATGCCCGGTATGATGGGCGGTGGCATGGGCGGCATGGGCGGCGGGGACATCGAGGACGCACTCGAGGACGCCGACGTCGACGCAGACGAGATCGTCGACGAACTCGAAGGCGCAGTCGACGAAGAGTAA